A genomic stretch from Psilocybe cubensis strain MGC-MH-2018 chromosome 1, whole genome shotgun sequence includes:
- a CDS encoding Dolichol-phosphate mannosyltransferase subunit 3, translated as MARAHRVALLGTVVVISYVLTFFKILSVPLLDAKVADQIIPVLPWWLLVSFGSYCLWSIGMGLLTLRECPEAYNELLGEITEAKNDLRMKGVTVD; from the exons ATGGCGCGCGCACACAGAGTAGCCTTGCTTGGCACGGTCGTCGTCATCTCATACGTGCTCACATTCTTCAAGATACTCTCGGTGCCTCTCCTGGACGCAAAAGTTGCTGACCAGATTATACCTGTG CTTCCATGGTGGCTTCTTGTATCATTTGGTTCATATTGTCTTTGGTCGATTGGAATGGGCCTTCTGACATTACGAGAATGTCCAGAGGCCTACAATGAGTTGCTCGGG GAAATTACAGAGGCAAAGAACGATCTGCGAATGAAAGGAGTGACAGTTGATTAA
- a CDS encoding Glutaredoxin-C8: MSVKQFVEDSISGNKVTIFSKSYCPYCKKVKTLFKTDFPEEEPKIIELDERDDGADIQEYLYQKTGQRTVPNVFVKQQHIGGNDDTTAFHKAGKLTPLIKSDANSRL; this comes from the exons ATGTCGGTCAAACAATTTGTTGAG GACTCTATCAGCGGCAACAAAGTCACcatcttctcaaagtctTACTGCCCATACTGCAAGAAGGTCAAGACGTTGTTCAAGACCGACTTCCCAGAGGAGGAGCCTAAGATCATCGA ACTCGACGAACGCGATGACGGAGCTGACATCCAGGAATATCTCTACCAGAAGACTGGTCAAAGAACTGTTCCCAATGTCTTCGTCA AGCAACAGCACATCGGAG GCAACGATGACACCACCGCGTTCCACAAGGCAGGAAAACTTACTCCTCTCATCAAATCTGA TGCAAATTCTCGTCTCTAG